A genomic window from Bdellovibrio sp. SKB1291214 includes:
- a CDS encoding helix-turn-helix domain-containing protein yields the protein MDIQIQKIKTVLKEQLKKRKMTYEDLAKDLQVSVPTIKRWMGDHDLGLQDLFRICDILDLTLSDLHALSSNVKNSKTPNRLTDEQQKFLAKNMNYLSFFLQIHDGKKPQEIAERYKLTKLSVDKYLVKLENLGLIKVTGKLRVKSTFDDQVDFGDGLLAKTYYKRWIDGTGEFFTQVITHALTNEQSIDEKTRDHKTHATYSIQSVRLTKESYLKWATENAAAIMQLTAISKIEEKAYKDDELFTAVILNAHTSLKKDSKFLTMIDEFAGKIENI from the coding sequence ATGGATATCCAAATTCAAAAGATCAAAACAGTCCTTAAAGAACAGCTAAAAAAACGCAAGATGACTTATGAGGATTTAGCTAAAGACCTTCAAGTGTCTGTTCCAACAATCAAACGTTGGATGGGCGATCACGACTTGGGACTGCAAGATCTTTTCAGAATTTGTGATATTCTGGATCTGACTCTTTCGGATCTGCACGCATTGAGTTCGAATGTCAAAAACTCTAAAACTCCGAATCGCTTGACGGATGAACAACAAAAGTTCTTAGCAAAGAACATGAACTATTTGTCCTTCTTTCTGCAAATTCACGACGGCAAAAAGCCTCAGGAAATTGCCGAGCGCTATAAATTGACCAAACTATCCGTCGACAAATATTTGGTGAAGCTTGAAAACTTAGGCTTGATTAAAGTGACAGGTAAACTGCGAGTTAAATCCACTTTTGATGATCAAGTTGATTTTGGGGATGGCCTTTTAGCTAAGACCTATTACAAGCGCTGGATCGATGGCACTGGAGAATTCTTTACGCAAGTGATCACTCACGCACTCACTAATGAGCAGTCCATTGACGAAAAAACACGTGATCACAAAACTCATGCAACTTACTCGATTCAAAGTGTCAGACTCACGAAAGAAAGCTATCTAAAGTGGGCGACAGAAAATGCAGCGGCTATCATGCAACTTACCGCAATCAGCAAGATTGAAGAGAAGGCTTACAAAGACGACGAGCTTTTCACCGCAGTGATTTTAAATGCACACACATCGTTAAAAAAAGACTCCAAATTCCTAACAATGATCGATGAGTTCGCCGGAAAAATTGAAAACATATGA
- a CDS encoding GAF domain-containing protein, with protein MNNNPELSLILGDLAECNNEAIHLSGAVQSHGCAIFFTWPDRRIVAHSANCASKLKIPTNQLEQGHLGFLFDTSILIKIENLIRKGNLGAGRYFTCELDGIKTDAYLYETYGVYCVELEPGQVTSVDEEPFQAEFILQQFMSELKDTREIKEAANITCKYVRKATNIDRAMMYKFIPPAWHGEVVGEDRVLGAHSFMNHRFPSSDIPKPARDLYLRNKVRLISDSQADISPIIPNLNPMTRTKWNLSDSRLRSVAPIHLEYLRNMGVRGSMSFAVIVKGELWGLIACHHMSPFNLSHEIRAICAVMADAFAAHASLIELFEGQTVKSVFDAKLRKIVESVISVKDPVDALFRQHSYLMDMFSATGLALCGNKRVDIAGITPPSAMLKNLASGLRELLEKSEKPYIATANLAEMLPAFDKIREIACGILCVPLNDEDNSLLILFRPELIKVITWGGDPNKNLEKKNFSGRINPRNSFSSWEEVIRNSSKGWAPYKIDGLMFLKQVVVDTVAQKNFLISQLTAK; from the coding sequence ATGAACAATAATCCTGAACTAAGCCTGATTTTAGGCGACTTGGCCGAGTGTAATAACGAAGCGATTCATCTTTCCGGAGCCGTGCAAAGTCATGGCTGTGCTATTTTCTTTACTTGGCCAGACAGACGAATTGTCGCTCATTCCGCCAATTGTGCTTCCAAATTAAAGATTCCCACCAACCAGCTGGAACAGGGTCATTTGGGATTTTTGTTTGATACCAGCATCCTTATTAAAATCGAAAATTTGATTCGAAAGGGAAACCTGGGTGCGGGACGCTATTTCACTTGCGAATTGGACGGAATAAAAACAGACGCTTATTTGTATGAAACATACGGCGTCTATTGTGTGGAGCTTGAGCCAGGACAAGTAACATCCGTCGATGAAGAGCCCTTTCAAGCTGAATTCATTTTACAGCAGTTCATGTCAGAACTAAAAGACACCCGCGAGATCAAAGAGGCCGCCAACATCACCTGCAAGTATGTTCGCAAAGCCACCAATATTGATCGTGCGATGATGTATAAGTTCATCCCTCCAGCTTGGCATGGAGAGGTTGTGGGCGAAGATCGTGTGCTTGGTGCTCATTCATTCATGAACCACCGTTTTCCTTCCTCCGATATACCAAAACCAGCCCGCGACCTTTACCTGAGAAATAAAGTGCGCTTAATCAGCGATTCTCAAGCCGATATCTCGCCTATTATTCCCAATTTAAATCCGATGACTCGCACAAAATGGAACTTATCGGATTCTCGTCTACGTTCCGTGGCTCCCATTCATTTAGAATATTTGCGAAATATGGGTGTCAGGGGCTCAATGTCGTTTGCCGTTATTGTTAAAGGTGAGCTGTGGGGTTTGATCGCATGCCATCACATGTCCCCTTTTAATCTGTCACACGAAATTCGCGCGATCTGTGCGGTGATGGCTGATGCTTTCGCGGCCCATGCTTCATTGATTGAACTTTTCGAAGGACAGACTGTTAAATCTGTTTTCGATGCGAAATTGCGAAAAATCGTAGAGTCTGTGATTTCGGTGAAAGATCCTGTGGATGCTTTATTCCGTCAACATTCCTATTTAATGGATATGTTTTCGGCAACCGGTTTAGCTTTGTGTGGTAACAAGCGAGTCGATATCGCTGGCATCACTCCCCCAAGTGCGATGCTAAAAAATCTAGCCTCCGGCCTGCGTGAGCTTTTAGAGAAATCTGAAAAGCCCTATATCGCCACTGCCAATTTAGCGGAAATGCTTCCAGCCTTTGACAAAATTCGCGAAATCGCCTGCGGGATTCTTTGCGTCCCATTGAATGATGAAGACAACTCTTTGTTAATTTTATTCCGTCCCGAGCTGATAAAAGTCATTACATGGGGAGGAGATCCAAATAAGAATCTAGAGAAGAAGAATTTCTCTGGACGTATTAACCCTCGCAATTCATTTTCATCTTGGGAAGAAGTCATCCGAAATAGCAGTAAGGGTTGGGCTCCCTACAAAATTGATGGTTTAATGTTTTTGAAACAGGTCGTGGTCGACACTGTCGCGCAAAAAAACTTCCTGATTTCTCAACTGACCGCAAAATAA
- a CDS encoding CheR family methyltransferase, which translates to MPHRDLQTTSDWIIGVGASAGGLEAISAFVSKFTTEFQGSIVVAQHLAPHSKSMLTELIAKQATLPVLEARDGEKLASSTIYIVPPNYDVAISNRTIHLLPVDSHTRPKPSVDDFFLSLAKNHAPKIVGVILSGTGSDGSVGVRAIHDAGGITIAQSGDSAKYDGMPQSAVETSCIDSILNPEEMSQQIQEYITRQSQPARSNFSAEILRECLKFIQEKTGSDFSLYRPTTVVRRLQKRMGFLKIDHIEDYLKYLKDSSNEAHLLSQDLLISVTSFFRDRDAFDTLKKTLTELIYSKRMPSEIRMWVAGCATGEEAYSIAMLMSDLLDRLDKNFPVKIFATDLDYEALLEARNGVYKKSEVANIPSEYLHRYFIPRDGEKFEVSKKLREMVLFARQDMIHNPPFVKLDFISCRNVLIYFEPELQKKVLDIFHYALGPSGILFLGKSESLSSAATLFETLDKKSKVFRKLNVPSIIHSTRNQTGNSMSYSDIVTVKKRPSDATLLEKGMLRLLRDYHHCAVITDIDTNIIQVIGDVSHFVGFSSTSSDFRLVNLLPREVSLELPILIRKCRGNEGVHRSQIYKDKNNKKSAMRMVARALTTGSDAEYFLIDFENIKQRKTAEREVQGPVTSVDAQKILEIEQELYSTREHLQTVIEELGVANEEMQALNEELSSANEELQSANEELETTNEELQSSNEELVTVNDEIIGKSHELKELNINLLNVQESIGSGLIVVDEKRRILRFNKPSQSIFRISLADIGKDVTTLSTNLELPNFKDLIDETISKQKSSESFCESYDKIYQLRCQPFLDEVQNVLGAILLFVDTTELVRTSEKLEVREQQIRSIVEGFSNPITVKDHFGKYILVNQAFRDFFGLKDTDVAGKSDRELFSESTAISLRDTDLEVILTGQAIKKEEIFSHNGKESVFLVNRFPLFDRNRPYAVCMIATDVTIQKNAQHELRESESRYKAIIEDQAVLVCRHSPNGRLLFVNTVFANQFGGNAASHLGHFFHEYMNIQDQARVKLELNSLNPKDPVAQSEVRIYREDNSLRWVRWFHRGIFNADDELKEIQSVGFDVTDYRVRADRFLENESVFTTIFSNTSEVILILRRVAGDYQIEYLNNAASKLLEKRQGELVGKKLREVRTAERAFELIQRFNEVLDKKTSFSLDEHWNIPGVNVHMSSTLLPVPDANGELTRVAMISKDVSAYKSIEMDLRAAKEIAEEANITKSNFLASMSHELRTPLNVVLGMSHLLQETSLNQEQASYVSSIDRSSKALLSLIEDILDITKIESGKITLTHQAFNLSTLVSDAASMFEIQCQSKGVQLKTTIDKQADCTVIGDPGRLRQIIVNLLGNALKFTDRGHITLRLIVRPSENAGEIRVRCIVEDTGIGIAKEHHSKIFQRFSQVESGHSRRYGGSGLGLVISRQIATLMNGDMGFSSEPGKGSIFWFEAALQIGTRKQVEEETERQRFINQPPNIEVKGLKILAIDDNEENLYIIDLFLKRLGHIPTKVASGKEALALIEKEKFDIVLMDIQMPELDGYTLTKKIRALDGEKSEVVIIALTANAMSGDAERCKEAGMNDYITKPVRIDILKNTIAHWAPSLKGIENEQ; encoded by the coding sequence GTGCCTCATCGTGATTTACAGACGACGTCCGATTGGATTATCGGCGTTGGTGCTTCTGCAGGTGGGTTAGAAGCCATTTCGGCGTTCGTCTCCAAATTTACTACAGAATTTCAAGGTTCCATCGTCGTCGCTCAACATCTCGCTCCGCACTCAAAGAGTATGTTGACTGAGCTTATAGCAAAGCAAGCGACGCTTCCGGTACTGGAAGCGCGCGACGGTGAAAAATTAGCTTCATCCACGATTTATATAGTACCTCCGAACTATGATGTCGCTATCTCCAACAGAACAATTCATTTATTGCCGGTTGACTCACACACCAGACCCAAACCGTCTGTAGACGATTTCTTTTTGTCTTTGGCTAAGAATCACGCACCTAAAATTGTCGGAGTTATTTTATCTGGAACTGGGTCCGATGGCTCTGTGGGAGTTCGAGCCATCCATGATGCCGGCGGAATTACCATCGCCCAAAGCGGCGACAGCGCCAAGTACGATGGCATGCCTCAATCGGCTGTAGAGACTTCCTGTATTGATTCAATTTTGAATCCTGAAGAGATGAGCCAACAGATCCAGGAATATATCACCAGACAATCTCAACCTGCCAGATCGAACTTTTCTGCAGAAATACTGAGAGAGTGTCTGAAGTTCATTCAGGAAAAAACCGGTTCAGATTTCAGTCTGTATCGCCCTACTACTGTCGTGCGCAGACTGCAAAAGCGCATGGGGTTTTTGAAAATTGATCATATCGAGGACTATCTTAAATATTTAAAAGACAGCTCCAATGAAGCGCACCTTCTCTCCCAAGATCTTTTGATCAGTGTGACTTCTTTTTTCCGCGACAGAGACGCCTTCGATACTTTGAAAAAGACCCTGACAGAACTTATTTATAGTAAACGGATGCCGTCAGAAATTCGCATGTGGGTGGCAGGATGCGCAACGGGGGAAGAAGCTTATTCCATCGCCATGCTCATGTCAGACTTGCTGGACCGACTGGACAAGAATTTTCCTGTTAAGATATTCGCAACGGATTTGGATTATGAGGCTTTATTAGAAGCTCGTAACGGCGTTTATAAAAAATCGGAAGTTGCAAACATTCCATCAGAGTACTTGCATCGCTACTTCATCCCACGTGACGGTGAAAAATTTGAAGTTTCAAAAAAGCTTCGAGAAATGGTCTTGTTTGCAAGACAAGACATGATTCACAATCCTCCGTTTGTAAAACTTGATTTTATCTCGTGCCGGAATGTTCTAATTTATTTTGAACCGGAACTTCAGAAAAAAGTCTTAGATATATTCCATTACGCCTTGGGACCTTCCGGAATTTTATTCCTGGGTAAATCTGAATCCCTTAGTTCAGCGGCAACTCTTTTTGAAACCTTAGATAAAAAATCTAAGGTCTTTAGAAAACTGAATGTTCCATCGATTATTCATAGCACGCGCAATCAGACCGGAAACTCGATGAGTTATTCCGATATTGTGACTGTAAAAAAACGCCCCTCTGATGCAACCCTGCTCGAAAAAGGGATGTTACGTTTATTACGCGACTATCATCACTGTGCCGTGATTACGGACATCGATACGAACATCATCCAAGTAATCGGTGATGTTTCCCATTTTGTGGGTTTTTCAAGTACCTCGTCTGACTTTAGATTAGTGAATTTATTGCCTCGCGAAGTCAGCCTGGAACTACCTATCTTGATTCGAAAATGCCGCGGCAATGAAGGTGTTCACCGCAGCCAAATTTATAAAGATAAAAATAATAAAAAAAGTGCGATGCGCATGGTGGCCCGCGCACTGACAACCGGTTCCGACGCGGAATACTTTTTGATTGATTTTGAAAACATCAAGCAGCGTAAAACAGCGGAACGAGAAGTCCAAGGTCCGGTAACCTCCGTTGATGCACAAAAAATCCTAGAAATTGAGCAGGAACTTTATTCCACGCGAGAACACTTGCAAACAGTGATCGAAGAACTGGGCGTGGCTAACGAAGAAATGCAGGCGCTTAACGAAGAACTGAGTTCTGCCAATGAAGAACTGCAAAGTGCCAATGAAGAGTTAGAGACTACCAACGAGGAACTGCAAAGCAGTAATGAAGAGCTCGTGACGGTCAATGACGAAATTATCGGAAAATCCCACGAGCTTAAAGAATTAAATATCAACCTTTTGAACGTTCAAGAAAGCATCGGTTCGGGGCTGATCGTCGTTGATGAAAAACGCCGTATTCTTCGTTTTAACAAGCCGTCACAAAGTATTTTTAGAATATCTCTGGCTGACATCGGAAAAGATGTCACGACACTTTCCACGAATTTAGAGCTTCCGAACTTTAAAGATTTAATCGACGAAACTATTTCAAAACAAAAAAGTTCTGAATCGTTTTGTGAAAGCTACGACAAAATCTATCAGTTGCGTTGCCAACCTTTCTTAGATGAAGTTCAAAATGTTTTGGGTGCGATTTTACTATTCGTGGATACCACAGAGCTTGTAAGAACCAGTGAAAAACTTGAAGTGCGCGAACAGCAGATCCGCTCGATCGTGGAAGGCTTTTCAAATCCAATTACGGTTAAAGACCACTTCGGAAAATACATCCTTGTAAACCAGGCTTTCCGCGATTTCTTTGGATTAAAGGACACCGATGTCGCTGGCAAATCCGACAGAGAACTATTTTCCGAATCCACTGCGATCTCTCTGCGGGATACGGATCTTGAAGTTATTCTGACGGGACAGGCGATAAAAAAAGAAGAAATCTTCTCTCACAACGGTAAAGAATCCGTATTTTTAGTAAATCGCTTCCCGCTTTTTGATCGCAACCGACCTTACGCAGTTTGTATGATTGCAACTGACGTGACGATACAAAAAAATGCACAGCACGAACTGCGTGAAAGCGAATCGCGCTATAAAGCCATCATTGAAGATCAAGCAGTTTTGGTCTGCCGTCATTCACCGAATGGACGCTTGTTATTCGTTAACACGGTTTTTGCAAATCAATTTGGCGGCAATGCTGCAAGTCACCTGGGTCACTTTTTCCATGAATATATGAATATTCAAGATCAAGCCCGCGTGAAGCTTGAGCTTAACAGCTTGAATCCCAAAGATCCCGTGGCGCAATCGGAAGTACGTATCTATCGCGAAGACAATTCTTTGCGATGGGTTCGTTGGTTCCACCGCGGTATCTTCAATGCTGACGATGAACTTAAAGAAATTCAAAGCGTCGGCTTTGATGTGACAGACTACCGTGTTCGCGCTGACCGTTTCTTAGAAAACGAGTCCGTCTTCACAACTATCTTTAGTAATACCTCCGAAGTCATCTTGATCCTTCGCCGCGTGGCCGGGGATTATCAAATTGAATATCTAAATAATGCGGCATCGAAGCTCTTGGAAAAACGCCAAGGGGAACTTGTCGGCAAGAAATTGCGTGAAGTACGTACAGCAGAACGCGCGTTTGAGTTGATCCAACGCTTTAATGAAGTTCTGGATAAAAAGACATCTTTCAGTCTGGATGAGCACTGGAATATTCCAGGTGTCAATGTTCACATGTCTAGCACGCTGTTACCTGTACCGGATGCCAATGGCGAACTGACTCGGGTGGCGATGATCAGTAAAGATGTCTCCGCTTACAAATCGATCGAAATGGATTTGCGAGCAGCCAAAGAAATTGCCGAAGAAGCGAATATTACAAAAAGTAACTTCCTGGCTTCTATGAGCCACGAACTGCGCACACCACTGAACGTGGTTTTAGGGATGTCGCACCTTTTACAGGAAACTTCCCTCAATCAAGAGCAAGCTTCGTATGTTTCAAGTATTGACCGATCCAGCAAAGCACTGCTTTCCCTGATCGAAGATATTTTAGATATCACCAAAATCGAATCCGGAAAAATCACGCTGACTCATCAAGCATTTAATCTTTCGACATTAGTTTCTGATGCTGCTTCTATGTTTGAAATTCAGTGCCAAAGCAAAGGGGTCCAGCTTAAAACCACCATCGATAAACAGGCAGACTGCACTGTTATCGGCGATCCGGGGCGTCTGCGTCAGATCATTGTCAACCTTTTAGGGAATGCGCTAAAGTTTACCGATCGCGGTCATATCACTTTACGATTAATTGTTCGTCCAAGTGAAAATGCCGGCGAAATTCGCGTGCGATGTATCGTCGAAGACACCGGAATAGGTATCGCCAAAGAACATCATTCAAAAATCTTTCAGCGATTCTCTCAGGTTGAGTCTGGACATTCGCGCCGTTACGGCGGTTCGGGCTTGGGCTTGGTCATTTCACGCCAAATCGCGACTCTTATGAATGGGGATATGGGTTTTAGCAGTGAACCTGGTAAAGGCAGTATCTTCTGGTTTGAAGCCGCCTTGCAAATCGGTACTCGCAAACAAGTTGAAGAAGAAACAGAACGCCAACGTTTTATCAACCAACCACCGAATATCGAAGTTAAAGGTTTAAAAATCCTTGCGATCGATGACAATGAGGAAAATCTTTATATCATCGATCTATTCTTAAAACGTTTAGGCCACATCCCGACCAAAGTTGCTTCCGGTAAAGAAGCCCTGGCACTGATCGAAAAGGAAAAATTTGATATTGTTCTCATGGACATTCAAATGCCGGAACTTGATGGTTATACTCTGACCAAAAAAATCCGCGCCCTTGACGGCGAGAAATCGGAAGTCGTGATTATCGCTTTAACGGCGAATGCTATGTCCGGAGACGCGGAACGATGCAAAGAAGCTGGAATGAATGATTACATAACCAAGCCAGTGCGCATTGATATTCTAAAAAACACTATTGCCCATTGGGCGCCAAGTTTAAAAGGAATCGAAAATGAACAATAA
- a CDS encoding biliverdin-producing heme oxygenase — MEHKPAVMMTLKESTMDLHKEIEQYMPVFRSDFDVSKYQDLLGKMYNFYSAFENNLKSSLDSQGVSEFYQDRFKTPRIEADLQSLDAKPLVKPVTDLPSIDSLPAIAGALYVIEGSSLGGQVISKHLHENLKLEPEQIRFFGGYGPQTGKRWQEFQKWMGTLDFNEEDTQVAVASARDTFRSMLNCLKN, encoded by the coding sequence ATGGAACACAAACCCGCTGTGATGATGACTTTGAAAGAATCCACAATGGATTTACATAAAGAAATCGAACAATACATGCCGGTGTTCCGTTCTGACTTTGACGTTTCAAAATACCAGGACCTTCTTGGAAAAATGTATAACTTCTATTCTGCCTTCGAGAACAATTTAAAAAGCTCCTTAGACTCTCAGGGCGTCTCCGAATTTTATCAAGACCGCTTCAAAACACCTCGTATCGAGGCTGATTTGCAATCACTTGATGCGAAGCCTTTGGTTAAACCCGTGACGGACCTACCTTCCATCGACAGCCTTCCCGCGATTGCAGGGGCTTTATATGTGATCGAGGGCTCTTCGTTAGGTGGCCAGGTTATTTCGAAACATCTGCATGAAAATTTAAAGTTAGAACCCGAGCAAATTCGGTTTTTCGGGGGCTATGGTCCGCAGACAGGCAAACGCTGGCAAGAGTTTCAAAAATGGATGGGCACTTTGGATTTCAATGAAGAGGACACCCAGGTGGCTGTTGCTTCTGCCAGAGACACCTTTAGGTCCATGTTGAATTGCCTAAAAAACTAA
- a CDS encoding response regulator yields MKKVLVIEDSRDLLTLYVRYLNEIGCEVTSATSAHEALHILEDSTPDLILMDLTFPDMPTMDFYMQISANPKWEAIKKILVSGRDDLHTWMDVFNTSQGLRKPVQKRDIVQAVNKELNQ; encoded by the coding sequence ATGAAGAAAGTTCTAGTAATCGAAGATTCCAGAGACCTTTTGACACTTTACGTGCGCTACCTCAATGAGATCGGATGCGAAGTCACGTCCGCAACATCCGCCCACGAAGCTCTTCATATTCTTGAAGACAGCACTCCAGATCTTATTCTTATGGATCTCACATTTCCAGATATGCCGACGATGGATTTTTATATGCAAATTTCTGCAAATCCAAAGTGGGAAGCCATCAAAAAAATACTGGTAAGTGGTCGCGATGACCTTCATACTTGGATGGACGTGTTCAATACGTCTCAAGGCCTTCGCAAACCTGTGCAAAAGAGAGATATCGTACAGGCGGTCAATAAGGAATTAAATCAGTAG
- a CDS encoding phospholipase A encodes MFRFLLILLFILPLIANAQTSTETPEDSLGQNALINKSKKLTALEEREQLRILYYKPIYFAYGEPSSKLQFSFRVPLAEQFPLNFAYSQIIFWELQEESKPFQDATYNPEIFYRWDYDRKSIRSLDLGIFEHNSNGKAGADSRSYNQSYLRANWAFESKSWVVQFSAKVKLLYDVDETNRDIYDYVGPVEGEVKFIQLFDSMFDQLEAVINVNPGGKWGTEFNKGGYQISMNFHVGGIKVVPAFYVQYYHGYAETLVNYDQSVDEFRAGFMF; translated from the coding sequence GTGTTTAGATTTTTACTTATTTTATTATTTATTCTTCCGCTGATCGCCAATGCTCAGACTTCCACGGAAACGCCTGAGGATTCTTTAGGGCAGAATGCTTTGATCAACAAGTCAAAGAAACTAACGGCTTTAGAGGAACGAGAGCAGCTGCGAATTCTTTATTATAAGCCGATCTACTTTGCGTATGGGGAGCCCTCATCCAAGTTGCAATTTAGTTTTCGAGTGCCTTTGGCGGAACAGTTTCCATTGAATTTTGCCTATAGCCAAATTATTTTCTGGGAACTCCAAGAAGAATCCAAACCCTTTCAGGATGCCACGTACAATCCAGAGATTTTTTACCGTTGGGATTATGACCGTAAATCCATTCGCTCTTTGGATTTAGGTATTTTTGAACACAACTCCAATGGAAAAGCGGGTGCGGACTCTCGTTCGTATAACCAAAGTTACTTGCGCGCTAATTGGGCCTTTGAATCAAAAAGCTGGGTTGTGCAATTTTCTGCAAAAGTGAAACTGCTGTACGATGTTGATGAAACCAATCGCGACATCTATGACTATGTTGGACCTGTCGAAGGCGAAGTTAAATTTATTCAGCTCTTTGATTCTATGTTCGATCAACTGGAAGCTGTTATTAATGTCAACCCCGGTGGTAAGTGGGGAACAGAGTTTAATAAAGGTGGCTATCAGATCAGTATGAACTTCCACGTCGGTGGAATTAAAGTCGTTCCGGCTTTTTATGTTCAATATTACCACGGTTATGCAGAAACTTTAGTAAACTATGATCAATCCGTGGATGAATTCAGAGCGGGCTTTATGTTCTAA